GACAAAATTGTGGTTCAGTAGAACCTTTATCTAGAAATCTTATATATGATGGCGTAGTGTTGCAAGGCGAAACAGAAACCTTGTGATAAATCTATGGAGAAAATTGATTAGTAAGGTTTTCAGTGTACAAAAGAAGGGAAAAACTAAATGGCTATGGAGTTTGAAAAGTCCTTTCAGGtaatctatacatctatctgaATATGTATTGTATAACCGCCATACCCCTTTTACAGTGGTCCTTCAGTTTGAAGGATATACTCTACTAAGGAGTTAGGGATATGACGGACTCCTTAGGAGCAATAAGATCCTGGAAGAGACTGCACTCTTCCGACCAATGACGATACATTACTGAAGGGAACTTCTTGTCTCGCGATGTAATAATAacaggagcccggtaacacacacacacacacacacacacacacacacacacacatatatatatatatatatatatatatatatatatatatatatatatatatatatatatatatatatatatatatatatatatatatatatatatatatatatatatatatatatatatatattgggtgctTATATAAATGAAGCCTTTCCCATGATATACTGGTATTCTTGATGTTTACGTGAGTCATACATTTGTCTCTAACTTGTATCTTTTATATATGCCATCAAGTTACGACACAAAGCATACACCAGTGCCCTCTCGCGTCTTTAGCTGCTTCAAAAACTATAGTAAAGAGCTGCAAAGTTGACCTCTGTATGGAAAATCTTGCATACCCAAAACTAGCCGCATCATACTATTCCTTAAGGAAtcttataggagagagagagagagagagagagagagagagagagagagagagagagagagagagagagagagagagagagagagagagagagagagagagagagagagagagagagagagagagagagagagagagagagagagttattgcaACAGATCTGAATATGTGGTCTCTCGATACTGTTGCAGGATATATTCTTAACAGATCATGACTTGAAAGGGAAACTTTTACCTCCAGGTGAAGCGTTAAGCAGCAACGGAATGTTATCCCGTTTTAGTATGACTTTAGGAAATGATGTCCAACGTCAGATGAAATTTGCCTTGGACATGGAGGTAACAGTTGACGAACGAGATAATCCAGAGGTGTTTAAGTATTTGTATTTCTCGGAAATCGATATCTAGGACAGGTAATCACGTAAGTACAGTTCATTACCACGTTTCGCTTCTTGACCTGAAAATGTCATGTGGTCAGCCGTGTTCCAGTTCACCTTGAACTTCCCTGTTCTTCCAGTATTTGAAATAACTATAAGATAATGAATATCAATAACACTAAAATAACTATAAATATATTTGTTAATATCATGATTTACAAATTGATTGTTGTATGAAATGACATTAGTTTCCTTCCTATGGAGTGTAAAACGTGAATACCATTGTGAAGACAGGCatactgatgatgatggcaacagtGGTGTAATGGTTTTCAACACCTTAGGTCCGACGTCCACTATATAAGTGGCGTTAAGCAGATCAGCATCACCAGTTCCCAGATTTCATCTgttccacactcactctcccacacctgcAACATGAAGGCTGTGAGTTTAAGTTATAGTGGGGAGGTGTTCAGAACTATTTCCTATTTTAGTGCACTTTCATCGTATATACACACAACCGAGTATATCTTATTTGTTCATATAATGAGTGTATGGAATGACTGTAATTTGATTTTGAGGTGTATCTTGAGAGTTGTGGGGAAGTGGCCACCCATCAGAATATGGATGATTATCAACTTCAACAAAATATGGATGCTAGTGACGTACCTCCTTCATGACCCTAACACAGCCACTCGATGTTGTTACGTCCTGGGACTTGGATGCCTATATCGCAGTTGACTGAACACCAGCACAGAAAGACATTTCTGCTTCAATTACAGAACGATTAAGCTTCTAAGCTTAGCTGTAATAAAACAGTAAGACTAAAATTCCTGAAACTGAGGATGTAAGATTGTTCCAGGTATTACAGTAGTACTTTATTGCCAGTATAATTGATTACCAAAAAAACCATTTTGAAGTCCAGAAGAACGTGTTGAGACGTTAACTGATACAAGAAACTTACTTAGATGACAAACGTAATGGTTACATTAGTTGAGATGCGTTCGAGTTGAAGGAAAAAActtcatacaattatatatatgtgataaTGAAAGATTCAAGTCCAGTGCTGATTTACCAAGTTAGCATATCCTTTTAGACTTTATATTTCTTGTAAGTTTCTTACATATATACGCAGAACGGTTCAAATATCATATGAGTGTAGAAAGGGTTATTCATATATCCCCGTGATACAACACCAATGCATTATAAAGTGCAAAAGAAGAATTGCTCAGGAGGTGCCAGCCGGTTGCTGGACTTGTGCTAGAGTCATATCACCCACCATATATTCCTATCATAATACTTATGTTTCATTAACATTTCACATCCTCTCTCGATGTTCAGATCGTGATGTTAGTTGTGTTGGCCATGGCGGCGGCGGAGAAGCCCTCCGCAAGGTACGGAGCGCCTGATCATGGTCCACATATCGAAATCATCAGGGACGACCGCGTGCACCCAGATGCAGAGGGCAGGTACACCTTCGACGTCGAGACCGAGGACGGCATCAGGAGGCAGGAGGCTGGAGGCCCCGGAGGCAACCAGCAGGGATCCGTCAGGTGAGTCGGTTCTATGGATGCTTCAAGCGCACTTACTTAGGGACACACTCCAACACTCTAAGTATGTTTGTAGCTGCTCGATTTATCATATTCCTGTTATCAGTAGTCATTTATttgtctcttcctctttctcttatcaATTTGTtagtaaaaataaagaaaaacaatacCGTCTGGAGTTTCGCCACTGTTAAAGGACTTACTTTTACATATAAGATCGCATTATGACGCCTTCAGACCTTAGTTGCTGCATCAGACGTTCATGTCTTTAGCTTGGTACTTACAATGTATGAATATCATCAATTTTCATGATTCAACAATTTAAGTTGTTCCCTTCTTTTTCTAGTTTACTGTAACGGATAGATAATCTTACAGTCTCTTGAGAGAATCTTTGGTTTTTATGGTTTGTCAGGTAACTCACTGCAATTTATCAGAGAAACAACATTTTCTTCACGTACAAAATGATGTGtgcatattatgtatatgtagttTCCAGTAAAAGCAATTATTTTACAGCACAAGATTATTACTGTACATATATTCCTCCGAAACTACGTATATTGATTCACCATCATGTCGCTGGATCATGATGGTTTTTTTGCAACCTGGCATCAGTTGCTCGCTAACCTGTCTGCCTTTCGCAGCTTCACTTTCCCCGACGGTCAAGTGTTCGACCTGCAGTTTGTTGCCGACGAAGAGGGATACAAGCCCCAGTCTCCATTCCTGCCAGTGGCTCCCGAgttcccccacccaatccctcagtTCGTGCTGGACCAGATCGCCTTCGCAGCTGAGGAGGACGCCAGACGTCCCCGTGGTGATTCCCCCTCTCGTGGTTACGTTAGCCCCAACAAATAAAACCCGAGCTTGCCTCTTTTGCTGGTGACATTCCCCTACATAATGGCATCTCATGATCTAAGATATTAGCAGTGCTTCATATTCTTCAGGAATGTCTGTATTTCCTGAACGAAGAGCACGAGATTCTGACTGAGTGATTGGAAGATGAATTCTTTGTTTACGTTATATTCATTGTGTGTGACtagtttttatatttatttatttattacaaagTATATCAAATAAACTGCATGCAAAAATAATATGGTTGTTACATTTACATCTATTACCCCATATTGCTAAAAGGAAATTTGATTTGGAATGCCAGTATTCTCGAAAGAATATGTCATACTTTCCCCTAAGAAATGCATATTCATTTCACTTTCGGCAAACTCATGTTAAGTGCACTGTCTATGGGCGTAAATCTGCTTTACAAGTCAAACAGATACATCTTAGATGGAACCTCGACGCCACTGGGTTTTGACCGCACCACTAAGGGCAAGatgaaaggaagggaggaaagtacTTTTTCACCATTAATAAGCATTGGTTCATTTCATCTTCGACCAAATCATCTTGACCTCACAGAGGACAACGCATTTTATCAACTGATTCGACACTACTACCTTTGATGTTACCCTTACGATTTAGGTAAAAGGCTGGTTTTAGAGTGATGGTTGCTGAATAACAAGCTAACTTCCGTGAGCAAactttggctgtaatattactcaTTATTATGCATACCATGGAGGGAAACACATCTTAAAACCAATCTTAACTACACCCACGTTAAACTCAGATTCATTCTATGTTTGGCAAAGGGATTAGGTGAAGCACACCACACGCTACTGCAATGTGGCCTGACTCCTTCGGATCACGTGAAATGCACCTACACTTCACTGCAGACACTACAACAATCAATATTCTACGAGCCAGTTGAAACATATCATCACTTCATCTTTGGCATCCTTGTCTCCACTGACCTTCGATCTAACCTTCACAAGTCAGGAGAGAGGCCGGGGTTATAGTGTTTACTGTTTATATAGAAAATGATGcaagaagaaatatatgaagataTGTAATGTTTATCACCCTTAGGAGTAAACATGATATTAAGAAATAGaagatactgctactactactactactactactactactactactactactactactactactactact
This genomic window from Panulirus ornatus isolate Po-2019 chromosome 69, ASM3632096v1, whole genome shotgun sequence contains:
- the LOC139747552 gene encoding cuticle protein AM1199-like — protein: MKAIVMLVVLAMAAAEKPSARYGAPDHGPHIEIIRDDRVHPDAEGRYTFDVETEDGIRRQEAGGPGGNQQGSVSFTFPDGQVFDLQFVADEEGYKPQSPFLPVAPEFPHPIPQFVLDQIAFAAEEDARRPRGDSPSRGYVSPNK